A region of Culicoides brevitarsis isolate CSIRO-B50_1 chromosome 1, AGI_CSIRO_Cbre_v1, whole genome shotgun sequence DNA encodes the following proteins:
- the LOC134833056 gene encoding histone-lysine N-methyltransferase EHMT2, with translation MSNLSTILSSMSSAFNNSEKTKVVSLEQDSTLKWRGLLNNTYASKDAKHMRNRNENPKSAGENSSSSSSVDTTTAVAAAADICSSTKVDVATETESKAEQKQENICENSEKTLRADAETAENHTENHDLASSTQHEMTSKPSTTTDKTNNDKTPATSPQDKKSSKGSKATRNVLDVRSDRSLRSKGTPRSESSETPSKKTDEAEKSEEPKNEGTPLAAKRGRGRKKKIDTESPQTETKIETESTEAKPRITLTIRQNRSTNPVVIPSSLEPPKKVEPVIVVKKRGRRSKQSLQAEKLLNPDQTTPQILTRSAHKDDSGATKRPLRRIRPTAKILASDELREGFVQQNCARLNITDEEIQHMEQTEEAGKQRQTREIVKRRGATKDEKSENVKQSTSPQDSVDSTDIKRSLSFSDTSSSSKISYSSIQAPPAPKICPDPADFLREIRNAKLALPKSPEDNKKLNKKQVKRLMKMKEKHFFLLGLKKNRGHKVSDSEDGSDECDEFVPTRKVMSVGKPGVTLRLRNFRKEHEQAAKRRGSPLQVPGRKRRVKEHEMEQRKRHQATPQDAVVSSNQPNLVPASITNPTSNHRQMSLPAMEQPQEIIDVDEMNLICLCLQTSNYFLQRTDAMRHCCAIDDVEGQKIGCTNELHGDLLQLLRPSLRTSYMVLCESHKKRLVSHNCCAGCGVFLTQGIFSLCPNKHFFHRDCTVKCVLNAPHDPNSPHFTLPTLAFQCPHCGVDVPDSSFRVTMKSENVPVFFTNQKHHIHRAKMTITNKPSVSSNSFALNIERLVPESVLEALQRASTKLKTHPPKVFTPRDFCNAIYNSVNIEKVAEIIASGFELTKPFKEFQNGTCLHLVSNFGNVTILYMVLCRIASKDFINVLDKERRTAVMCAVVGRKNEILKVLVQFGADLTLKGPDGMTALHLAAKTGNFPAAQIILDYFRQSASQSRTEEYLNMTDNGKWTALVWAAENGYAEIVSYFISLGADVNICDHHNNTVLHWAALSGKIETIYPLMLPNTLYNTQNINGDTALHIACRQSNTRICLVLVANGANLYTRNDAGEIPFDCIPDETSQCARVLQFNMEMRNLGNYRERKVLCHDISNGRELYPVQMVQRLSNAETLIMSDFKYITKNIIIQSAVQIDTRISQMRVCSCSDSCINENCQCGQISIQNWYNSQGQLINEFNYDDPAMIFECSDVCGCNLSLCKNRVVQQGTKIPMQVFECDDPVRGFGVRTLVKIPKGTFITEYIGEILTDAEADRRTDDSFFFYASEHCLDAKFYGNVSRFFNHSCDANIAPIRVYYGHQDTRFPKIAFFASRDIEPEEELTFDYGTKFWLAKYKQFTCHCNSSKCHYSSATIMKTLEEYNQRNPNN, from the exons AGCGAGCAGCACGCAGCATGAGATGACTTCAAAGCCATCAACGACTACTGATAAGACAAACAATGATAAAACGCCAGCAACTTCTCCGCAAGATAAGAAATCGAGCAAGGGAAGTAAGGCGACGAGAAACGTGCTGGATGTGCGTTCAGACCGAAGTTTACGGAGCAAGGGCACTCCGCGGTCCGAAAGCTCTGAAACGCCCTCGAAGAAAACCGATGAAGCGGAAAAATCTGAAGAACCCAAAAATGAGGGCACGCCGCTTGCTGCGAAACGAGGACGTggtcgaaagaaaaaaattgacacagAATCGCCGCAAAcggaaacaaaaattgaaacagaGTCGACTGAAGCTAAACCTCGTATCACACTAACAATCCGACAAAATCGCTCAACGAATCCCGTCGTGATCCCCTCATCGCTCGAACCCCCGAAAAAAGTCGAGCCTGTAATTGTTGTGAAAAAACGGGGGCGTCGCAGCAAGCAATCTTTACAAGcggaaaaattactaaatccCGATCAAACAACTCCTCAAATCCTCACACGAAGCGCTCATAAAGACGATTCGGGCGCCACGAAACGCCCTTTGCGACGAATTCGACCTACAGCAAAGATTTTAGCGAGCGACGAGCTGCGCGAAGGTTTCGTACAACAAAATTGCGCTCGTCTCAATATCACCGACGAGGAAATTCAGCACATGGAACAGACCGAAGAGGCTGGCAAACAAAGACAAACACGAGAAATCGTTAAAAGACGCGGTGCAACGAAAGATGAAAAGTCAGAAAATGTCAAACAAAGTACGAGTCCACAGGATTCCGTCGATTCGACAGATATCAAACGAAGTCTTTCGTTTTCCGACACTTCAAGTTCAAGCAAAATTTCGTATTCGTCGATTCAAGCACCGCCGGCGCCCAAAATTTGTCCCGATCCGGCGGATTTCCTGCGAGAAATTAGAAATGCTAAACTTGCGCTGCCGAAATCGCCGgaagataataaaaagttgaacaaaaaacaGGTCAAGCGACTGatgaaaatgaaggaaaagcACTTTTTCTTGTTgggtttgaagaaaaatcgagGGCACAAGGTGTCAGATTCGGAAGATGGCTCTGATGAATGCGACGAATTTGTTCCAACGCGAAAAGTGATGTCAGTTGGGAAGCCAGGTGTGACTTTACGTTTGCGGAATTTCCGGAAGGAGCATGAACAAGCAGCAAAAAGACGTGGATCGCCGTTGCAAGTGCCGGGACGCAAGCGAAGAGTGAAGGAACACGAGATGGAACAGCGAAAGAGACATCAAGCGACGCCGCAAGATGCCGTTGTGTCATCGAATCAACCAAATTTAGTGCCTGCTTCGATAACGAACCCAACGTCGAATCATCGTCAAATGTCGCTACCGGCAATGGAGCAACCACAAGAAATTATCGACGTGGATGAAATGAACCTCATTTGTCTCTGCCTTCAGACGAGCAATTATTTTCTGCAACGTACGGATGcgatgcgacattgttgcgcCATTGACGATGTCGAAGGACAGAAAATTGGATGCACGAATGAGCTACATGGGGATTTGTTGCAATTACTTAGACCGAGTCTTCGTACGAGTTATATGGTTTTGTGCGAAAGTCACAAAAAGCGTCTTGTATCGCATAATTGCTGTGCAGGCTGTGGAGTTTTCCTCACACAAGGCATTTTTAGTCTTTGTCCGAATAAACACTTTTTCCATCGAGATTGCACGGTAAAGTGTGTCTTGAATGCGCCTCACGATCCGAATAGCCCGCACTTTACACTACCAACTCTTGCATTTCAATGTCCTCATTGCGGCGTCGATGTGCCCGATAGCAGTTTCCGCGTCACAATGAAGTCGGAAAATGTTCCAGTATTCTTCACAAATCAAAAGCATCAcat ccATCGAGCAAAAATGACGATCACGAACAAACCCTCAGTCTCGTCGAACAGCTTTGCACTAAATATCGAACGCCTTGTGCCCGAATCCGTTTTAGAAGCATTACAAAGAGCAAGTACAAAACTCAAAACGCATCCTCCAAAGGTTTTTACGCCGCGTGATTTCTGTAATGCCATCTACAATAGCGTCAATATCGAAAAAGTAGCAGAAATTATAG CTTCGGGATTCGAGCTAACAAAGCCTTTCAAGGAATTCCAAAACGGAACTTGCCTTCATCTGGTTTCAAATTTCGGCAATGTTACCATCCTCTACATGGTTTTGTGTCGCATTGCATCAAAAGATTTCATCAATGTGCTCGACAAAGAGCGTCGTACTGCCGTTATGTGTGCCGTTGTGGGTcgcaaaaatgaaattctcaAAGTTTTAGTGCAATTTGGAGCTGATTTGACAttaaaa ggaCCTGATGGCATGACAGCCTTGCATTTAGCTGCAAAAACGGGCAATTTTCCAGCTgctcaaattattttagattatttcCGTCAAAGTGCGTCTCAGAGTCGCACAGAGGAGTATCTGAATATGACAGATAACGGAAAATGGACAGCTTTGGTGTGGGCAGCGGAGAATGGATATGCCGAAATTGTTAGTTACTTCATTAGTTTGGGTGCGGATGTGAATATTTGCGATCATCATAACAACACGGTGTTACATTGGGCTGCTCTGAGTGGCAAAATTGAGACAATTTATCCGTTAATGCTGCCGAATACTTTGTACAATACACAAAATATCAATGGAGATACCgcttt ACATATCGCTTGTCGTCAATCAAACACTCGAATTTGTCTCGTTCTCGTCGCAAACGGTGCTAATTTGTACACAAGGAACGATGCTGGGGAGATTCCCTTCGATTGTATCCCCGACGAGACAAGTCAATGTGCTCGCGTGCTGCAATTTAACATGGAAATGCGAAATTTGGGCAATTATAGGGAACGTAAAGTCTTGTGCCA TGACATCTCCAATGGTCGAGAACTGTATCCCGTTCAAATGGTTCAACGCTTGAGCAATGCCGAAACATTGATAATGTCCGATTTCAAATACATCACAAAGAACATCATCATCCAAAGTGCCGTACAAATCGACACGCGAATCAGTCAGATGCGCGTTTGTTCGTGCAGCGACTCGTGCATCAACGAAAACTGCCAATGCGGGcaaatttccattcaaaattgGTACAATTCGCAAGGGCAGTTGATCAACGAGTTCAATTATGACGATCCCGCGATGATTTTCGAGTGTAGCGATGTGTGCGGATGCAATTTGTCGTTGTGCAAGAATCGTGTTGTGCAACAAGGCACTAAAATCCCGATGCAAGTGTTCGAATGTGATGATCCGGTGCGCGGATTTGGCGTTCGAACGCTCGTTAAAATACCAAAAGGAACATTTATCACGGAATATATCGGCGAGATACTGACAGATGCGGAGGCGGATCGACGTACTGACGACAGTTTCTTCTTTTACGCTTCTGAG cactgCCTCGACGCTAAGTTCTACGGGAACGTCAGTCGTTTCTTCAATCATTCATGCGACGCAAATATCGCACCGATACGCGTTTATTATGGCCATCAAGATACCAGATTCCCCAAAATTGCCTTCTTTGCCAGTCGAGACATTGAACCTGAAGAGGAATTAac ttTCGATTACGGCACAAAATTCTGGTTGGCCAAATACAAACAATTTACTTGCCATTGTAACTCTTCAAAATGCCACTACTCGTCGGCAACAATAATGAAGACATTAGAAGAATACAACCAAAGAAACCCTAACAAttag